The following is a genomic window from Oncorhynchus kisutch isolate 150728-3 linkage group LG6, Okis_V2, whole genome shotgun sequence.
CCCACATTAAGATCCAGAACACAGGGGATTACTATGACCTGTACGGGGGGGAGAAGTTTGCCACCCTGGCTGAGCTGGTTCAGTACTACATGGAGCACCACGGGCAACTCAAGGAGAAGAATGGAGACGTCATCGAGCTCAAATACCCCCTCAACTGTGCTGACCCCACCTCTGAGAGGTGAGCTCTGACACTGAAACAACACAGTGTTTGTCtctgcttgtctgtgtgtgtacctctctagCCTGAGTGTCAGTCCGTCTCTGCTTCAGCCACCAATCCAGTGGATTTGATGTCTATGTCAGTGGAGTTctataaactgtgtgtgtgtcccaggtgGTTCCATGGTCACCTGTCAGGCCGGGAGGCTGAGAAGCTGCTGACAGAGAAGGGAAAGAACGGTAGTTTCCTGGtcagagagagccagagccaCCCTGGAGACTTCGTTCTGTCTGTCCGCACCGGCGACGACAAGACGGACAGCAGCGACAACAAGCCCAAGGTGACACATGTCATGATCCGCTGCCAGGTAAAGGACTATTTCCTTTTTTTGGTCCTTTTTTTtacacccctccttccctccttcccttcctccttccctcctcccctcccttccttcctccttccctcccctccctccctcgagCTAAAGATGTGGCTTATGAccacagatacactacatgataTTTAAAATAGTCAAAGAGCCTCTCGCATATCTCTGTGGGTGAAGGGACGGTCCacattgtgtgtgtttctcagcaTGACCTAAAGTATGACGTTGGTGGAGGAGAGAAGTTTGACTCTCTGACAGACCTGGTGGAGCACTATAAGAAGAACCCCATGGTGGAGACACTGGGCACGGTGCTGCAACTCAAACAGGTCGCTcttcatcctgctctctctctctctcttgtcagcAAGCTACATATCATTCCCCTGATCTTGATCATTTATGCCCTTTTTGTCTTTCAGAAGCTTTAATATTCCATAGATTTCTTGTTTCTAAACTTGTATGCGTCTCTCCCCAGCCCCTGAACACCACGCGTATCAatgcagcagagatagagagcagagtgagagagctCAGTAAACTGGCCGAGGCCACGGACAAGGTCAAACAGGGCTTCTGGGAAGAGTTTGAGGTAAGAGAGGCTCCATTGCGTTTCAAAATAAGTATTTCATGTAGTGTTGTTCTTATGTCAGGAAAAGTATTTTTTATACCGTTGTACATGCTCAAGCTACATTCTCacatgtcctctgtctgtctcccgatAACCTAGCCACGCTCCACATCTGAATTATTGAAATAGATTAAAGCAATACGTTGAGGATACatttttaaagggatactttgagaTTTTGACAATgatgccctttatctacttccacaGAGTcggatgaactcatggatacaatatttatgtctctgtgtgcagcTTGATGGAAGTTGTTACCttgcgcaattgctaactagcattagcgcaatgactggagttctatgggtatctgctagcatgctagcagatacccatagacttttAACAAGTATCCCTTTTCCTTTGTCCCGCCCAGACGTTGCAGCAGCAGGAGTGTAAGCTTCTCTACAGCCGTAAGGAGGGGCAGAGAGCTGAAAACAAGAACAAGAACCGATACAAGAACATCCTGCCCtgtgagagaacacacacatcatacCCTATCAAATATCACGACTGactgacacccccccccctgtTGTTGCAGTATGCAGAGCCTGGATATTGGTCTGATTTTAATCAtgactcttctctctttctctctctttccctctctagttGATCACACTCGTGTGGTGCTGAATGATGGGGATGGATCTGAGGCTGGCTCGGACTATATTAACGCCAATCTCATCATGGTAGTAACTGACATCATGGTAAACTCACT
Proteins encoded in this region:
- the ptpn11a gene encoding tyrosine-protein phosphatase non-receptor type 11 isoform X3; protein product: MTSRRWFHPNITGVEAENLLLTRGVDGSFLARPSKSNPGDFTLSVRRNGAVTHIKIQNTGDYYDLYGGEKFATLAELVQYYMEHHGQLKEKNGDVIELKYPLNCADPTSERWFHGHLSGREAEKLLTEKGKNGSFLVRESQSHPGDFVLSVRTGDDKTDSSDNKPKVTHVMIRCQHDLKYDVGGGEKFDSLTDLVEHYKKNPMVETLGTVLQLKQPLNTTRINAAEIESRVRELSKLAEATDKVKQGFWEEFETLQQQECKLLYSRKEGQRAENKNKNRYKNILPFDHTRVVLNDGDGSEAGSDYINANLIMVVTDIMPELEWKCNSTKLKKSYIATQGCLQNTISDFWRMVFQENSRVIVMTTKEVERGKSKCVKYWPDMSSLKEYGIMRVRNVKETSAHDYILRELKLSKVGQGNTERTVWQYHFRAWPDHGVPTDPGGVLDFLEEVNLKQESILEAGPIVVHCSAGIGRTGTFIVIDILIDVIREKGVDCDTDVPSLTSSVSVGVDCDTDVPSLTSSLCRSGL